A window from Actinomycetota bacterium encodes these proteins:
- a CDS encoding YlxR family protein — protein MSPDVLGPVRTCVGCRKRAPQGQLIRVAQEGGALRIGREAAGRGAWLHPTLQCFGLAERRSAFGRALGIAGPLDSTALACHLEGQGPQASAL, from the coding sequence ATGAGCCCCGATGTTCTGGGGCCAGTACGCACCTGCGTGGGTTGTCGCAAGCGCGCTCCGCAAGGGCAACTGATCCGAGTGGCTCAGGAAGGCGGCGCCCTTCGAATCGGACGAGAGGCTGCTGGCAGGGGAGCCTGGTTGCACCCGACTTTGCAGTGTTTCGGACTGGCTGAGCGCAGGTCGGCCTTCGGGCGTGCCCTTGGAATCGCCGGCCCACTGGACAGCACGGCGCTTGCCTGTCACCTCGAAGGTCAGGGACCGCAGGCATCCGCGCTATAG
- the infB gene encoding translation initiation factor IF-2, whose protein sequence is MSKVRVHELAKELGVTSKDVLAKLAELGEFVKSASSTVEPPVARKLKEAMPAVAAPAKPAAKKAAAKPAEAAVAPVPVAPIESVAPAAPTPAAAPAPVPAAPVAPAPVAPAPVAPAPVAPAAAATESAPVAPTAPRPDAPRPAGPRPGNNPFGGSTGMGRPAAPRPGNNPFGGSTGMARPATPSAPAVPGAPRPNPGMMPAMRQARPGAPASPGQRPSGPGQRPGGPGGPGRPSGPGGPGQRPAGPGGFQNRGPAGPGGAGRPGGGGGGFAGRPAGPGGGTGAPGGPGGFPGRPGAGGRGTTAGAFGRPGGRPSRGRKSKRAKRQEFDNMQAPSLTGVRITRGSGESIRLPRGASVSDFADKIGAMPADLVKVLIELGEMVTTTQSIDDDTLRLLGEELNYVVEVVSPEDEDRELLESYDLEFGEDEGGEVDLITRPPVVTVMGHVDHGKTRLLDSIRKTNVIGGEAGGITQHIGAYQVAAMTATGERKITFIDTPGHEAFTAMRARGAQVTDIAILVVAADDGVKPQTIEALNHVQAAGVPIVVAVNKVDKEGADPMKVRGQLTEYGLVAEEFGGDTMFIDVSALSGIGIPALLDAVLLTADAALDLRANPNQDAQGVAIEAHLDRGRGPVATVLVQRGTLRAGDSIVAGDAFGRVRAMHDDEGNVVEVAGPSFPVQVLGLTSVPGAGDSFLVVSEDRIARQIAQTRQARERNALLAKNRVKRSLEDFLESIEKGEVAELNLIIKGDVSGSVEALEEALVKIDVGDEVSMRVIHRGVGAITKNDVTLAAASKAVIIGFNVRPEGKVAELATHEGVDVRFYSVIYAAIDDVEQALRGMLKPIYEEVQLGTAEVREVFKSSKFGTIAGCVVQTGEIKRNSKARLVRDGAVVADSVAVAGLRRFKDDVTEVREGFECGINLGNFQDVKVDDIIETFEMREIPRKS, encoded by the coding sequence GTGTCAAAGGTCCGGGTCCATGAGCTCGCAAAAGAGCTAGGGGTCACAAGCAAAGATGTACTCGCCAAGCTCGCTGAGCTAGGGGAGTTTGTGAAGTCTGCGTCGTCCACGGTTGAACCGCCGGTCGCGCGCAAGCTCAAAGAGGCGATGCCAGCAGTGGCCGCCCCTGCAAAGCCAGCCGCAAAGAAGGCGGCCGCCAAGCCTGCTGAGGCAGCCGTCGCCCCTGTGCCAGTAGCTCCAATTGAGTCCGTGGCACCTGCTGCTCCAACGCCAGCTGCAGCTCCCGCGCCCGTGCCAGCTGCGCCCGTAGCACCTGCGCCTGTGGCGCCGGCGCCGGTAGCACCGGCGCCCGTAGCGCCGGCAGCCGCCGCGACAGAGTCCGCGCCCGTAGCTCCGACAGCTCCCCGTCCAGATGCTCCTCGCCCAGCTGGTCCCCGTCCGGGTAACAATCCCTTCGGTGGTTCCACGGGCATGGGTCGTCCGGCAGCTCCTCGTCCGGGTAACAATCCCTTCGGTGGTTCCACGGGCATGGCTCGTCCGGCAACCCCGAGTGCTCCAGCGGTGCCAGGCGCGCCTCGTCCCAATCCAGGCATGATGCCCGCGATGCGCCAAGCGCGTCCTGGTGCCCCAGCCAGCCCAGGTCAGCGTCCCAGCGGTCCCGGACAGCGTCCTGGTGGCCCAGGTGGTCCCGGACGTCCAAGTGGGCCCGGTGGCCCGGGTCAACGTCCGGCAGGTCCCGGTGGATTCCAAAATCGCGGTCCAGCCGGTCCTGGTGGCGCTGGCCGTCCCGGTGGCGGTGGTGGAGGATTCGCTGGTCGCCCGGCAGGCCCAGGCGGCGGCACCGGTGCCCCCGGCGGTCCCGGTGGATTCCCAGGTCGCCCCGGTGCAGGTGGCCGTGGCACGACCGCAGGCGCCTTTGGTCGTCCCGGGGGTCGTCCTTCACGCGGACGCAAGTCCAAGCGAGCCAAGCGTCAAGAGTTCGACAACATGCAGGCGCCGTCACTGACTGGCGTGCGCATCACGCGGGGCAGCGGCGAATCCATTCGCCTTCCTCGTGGCGCAAGCGTGTCGGATTTCGCAGACAAGATCGGCGCCATGCCAGCAGATCTGGTCAAGGTGCTGATTGAACTCGGCGAGATGGTGACCACCACTCAGTCCATTGACGATGACACCCTGCGTCTGCTCGGTGAGGAGCTCAACTACGTCGTTGAGGTCGTTTCACCTGAAGATGAGGATCGTGAGCTCCTTGAGTCCTATGACCTTGAGTTTGGTGAAGATGAAGGCGGCGAAGTCGACCTCATCACTCGTCCGCCTGTGGTGACCGTCATGGGTCACGTCGATCACGGCAAGACACGTCTTCTGGACTCGATCCGCAAGACCAATGTCATCGGCGGAGAAGCTGGTGGCATCACTCAGCACATCGGTGCCTACCAAGTTGCTGCGATGACTGCGACCGGTGAGCGCAAGATCACCTTCATTGACACCCCCGGACACGAGGCCTTCACAGCCATGCGTGCCCGTGGCGCGCAGGTCACCGATATTGCGATTCTCGTGGTCGCGGCCGATGACGGTGTGAAGCCTCAGACGATTGAAGCACTGAACCACGTACAGGCCGCAGGCGTGCCGATCGTGGTGGCCGTGAACAAGGTCGACAAAGAGGGTGCGGACCCGATGAAGGTTCGCGGTCAACTCACGGAATACGGCTTGGTTGCTGAAGAATTCGGTGGCGACACCATGTTCATCGACGTGTCAGCTCTCAGTGGCATCGGTATCCCCGCCTTGCTGGATGCCGTGCTCCTGACTGCTGATGCGGCACTGGACCTTCGCGCCAATCCGAATCAGGATGCCCAGGGTGTGGCGATCGAAGCGCACCTGGATCGTGGTCGCGGACCGGTGGCAACAGTGTTGGTCCAACGCGGAACACTTCGCGCTGGTGACTCCATCGTGGCCGGCGATGCCTTTGGTCGTGTTCGTGCAATGCACGATGACGAGGGCAATGTCGTTGAGGTCGCTGGGCCCTCGTTCCCTGTTCAGGTGCTCGGTCTCACGTCCGTGCCCGGCGCCGGTGACAGTTTCCTCGTGGTCTCCGAGGACCGCATCGCCCGACAGATCGCCCAGACGCGTCAAGCCCGTGAGCGCAATGCCCTGCTGGCAAAAAACCGCGTCAAGCGTTCACTTGAGGACTTCCTTGAGTCCATTGAGAAGGGTGAGGTTGCAGAACTCAATCTCATCATCAAGGGCGACGTGTCCGGTTCGGTCGAGGCTCTTGAAGAGGCATTGGTCAAGATCGATGTCGGCGATGAAGTCTCGATGCGTGTCATTCACCGTGGCGTCGGTGCGATCACCAAGAACGATGTGACCCTGGCCGCAGCCTCCAAGGCTGTGATCATCGGGTTCAACGTTCGACCTGAGGGCAAGGTTGCCGAATTGGCGACTCATGAGGGTGTCGATGTGCGCTTCTACAGCGTGATCTACGCCGCCATCGACGATGTCGAGCAGGCCCTTCGCGGCATGCTCAAGCCGATCTACGAGGAAGTGCAGCTGGGTACCGCCGAGGTGCGTGAGGTCTTCAAGTCCTCCAAGTTCGGCACCATCGCCGGCTGTGTTGTGCAGACGGGTGAGATCAAGCGCAACTCCAAGGCTCGCCTTGTGCGCGATGGGGCAGTGGTCGCCGACAGCGTTGCGGTGGCTGGCCTGCGTCGATTCAAGGACGATGTGACAGAGGTTCGCGAGGGCTTCGAGTGCGGTATCAATCTGGGCAACTTCCAAGACGTCAAGGTTGACGACATCATCGAGACCTTCGAGATGCGCGAGATTCCGCGGAAGTCATGA
- the rbfA gene encoding 30S ribosome-binding factor RbfA → MTKARQHKLEDRVRVIVAETLEKRVKDPRLGFITITDVRMTPDLREASIFYTVFGDAESVDATAIALESAKGLLRSEVGKQTGIKFTPSLAFFADAMPENARHVEDLLRKAQEDDARVHEQATSAKYAGDIDPYRHPREVDGEEE, encoded by the coding sequence ATGACCAAGGCGCGCCAGCACAAGCTGGAGGATCGCGTTCGGGTCATCGTTGCCGAGACTCTCGAAAAGCGAGTGAAGGATCCCAGGCTGGGATTCATCACGATCACTGATGTACGCATGACTCCTGATCTTCGCGAGGCATCGATCTTCTACACGGTGTTTGGCGATGCCGAATCTGTCGATGCAACGGCTATCGCTCTGGAGTCTGCGAAAGGCTTGTTGCGCAGTGAGGTTGGCAAGCAGACCGGGATCAAGTTCACCCCGTCGCTCGCCTTCTTCGCTGACGCGATGCCTGAGAATGCTCGCCACGTTGAAGATCTCCTGCGCAAGGCGCAGGAGGACGATGCCCGGGTGCATGAGCAGGCAACAAGCGCGAAGTACGCCGGCGACATCGACCCCTATCGGCATCCCCGTGAGGTTGACGGCGAGGAAGAGTGA
- the truB gene encoding tRNA pseudouridine(55) synthase TruB, whose translation MNGLLVLDKPSDWTSHDVVGRVRRILGTRKVGHAGTLDPMATGVLILGVGRATRLLGYISGADKTYTATIRLGQSTSTDDAEGEFIGQASSDALAALHLSSVEEGIALLTGTIMQVPSSVSAIKVDGKRAYARVRAGEDVVLPPRRVEVSEFALLDHQFGEFWLDLQVQVTCSSGTYIRALARDLGNELSLGGHLTALRRTRLGPWDQSEAISAEDLASGAISEESLISLEDAAARVFPRWVVSDPDSLMVRNGRRIDWTYAESSDPVIAIFDNGGNFLALAEQHGPTAKYLAVFV comes from the coding sequence GTGAACGGGCTGCTCGTACTCGACAAGCCCAGCGACTGGACTTCGCATGATGTCGTCGGTCGGGTGCGACGCATCCTTGGCACCCGCAAGGTCGGCCACGCCGGCACCTTGGATCCCATGGCTACCGGAGTCCTGATTCTGGGCGTCGGACGCGCCACGCGACTGCTCGGATACATCTCTGGAGCTGACAAGACCTACACGGCCACGATCCGCCTGGGGCAGAGCACGAGCACCGATGATGCTGAAGGCGAGTTCATCGGCCAGGCATCCTCGGATGCATTGGCTGCGCTGCATCTCTCGTCAGTCGAGGAAGGCATCGCCTTGCTCACCGGAACGATCATGCAAGTTCCGAGTTCGGTCAGCGCCATCAAAGTCGATGGCAAGCGGGCATATGCACGGGTGCGCGCTGGCGAAGATGTCGTATTGCCTCCGCGAAGAGTCGAGGTCAGCGAATTCGCGCTGCTGGATCATCAGTTCGGCGAATTCTGGCTGGACCTTCAGGTACAGGTGACGTGCAGTTCCGGCACGTACATCCGCGCACTTGCCCGCGATCTTGGCAATGAACTCAGTTTGGGCGGCCACCTCACCGCGCTTCGGCGAACCCGACTTGGTCCCTGGGATCAAAGCGAGGCGATATCAGCCGAAGATCTTGCTTCGGGAGCAATCTCAGAGGAGTCATTGATCTCCTTGGAGGATGCGGCCGCACGCGTGTTTCCCCGATGGGTCGTGTCGGATCCCGACTCGCTCATGGTGCGCAATGGTCGGCGTATTGATTGGACCTATGCCGAGTCCTCCGACCCGGTTATTGCGATCTTCGACAACGGAGGTAATTTTCTGGCACTGGCAGAGCAGCATGGCCCGACTGCCAAATACCTTGCAGTGTTCGTCTGA
- a CDS encoding bifunctional riboflavin kinase/FAD synthetase: MASERTSPSERKGAVLCIGVFDGVHKGHQALLAEGRALADELGLPLVAVTFDPHPLSVVRPDFAPTSLASLAERRFLLFNAGADDVFVLKFTQEVSGWEPEEFIHRVLADTLQAKAIVVGENFRFGHRAAGDVDTLREAGKRYGFVVSAVTMAADAEPWSSTRVRTAIAEGDMAEVRRVLGRNYELTGIVVHGDHRGRDLGFPTANLLWLGNPAIPADGVYAGWLVVRNQRFPAAISVGTNPQFSGDERRIESYVLDRDDLDLYDCEVTIVFVAHLRGQLVFDGLEGLIEQMNQDVAKTREVLNLL, translated from the coding sequence ATGGCGAGTGAGCGCACCAGTCCAAGTGAGCGCAAGGGCGCAGTCCTGTGCATTGGCGTCTTTGACGGAGTGCACAAGGGACACCAGGCGCTGCTTGCCGAAGGCCGAGCGCTGGCCGATGAACTGGGACTTCCACTTGTGGCAGTGACCTTTGACCCGCATCCGTTGTCAGTCGTTCGTCCCGACTTCGCTCCGACTTCGCTCGCGAGCCTGGCCGAGCGCAGGTTCCTGCTCTTCAATGCAGGTGCTGACGATGTGTTCGTACTGAAGTTCACTCAAGAGGTGTCTGGCTGGGAGCCAGAGGAGTTCATCCATCGAGTGCTTGCCGACACCTTGCAGGCCAAGGCGATTGTGGTTGGCGAGAACTTTCGCTTTGGTCATCGCGCGGCCGGTGACGTCGACACCCTTCGTGAGGCAGGCAAGCGATATGGCTTTGTCGTGAGTGCGGTCACGATGGCAGCTGATGCCGAACCCTGGTCATCAACACGGGTACGCACGGCCATCGCCGAGGGAGACATGGCTGAGGTCAGGCGCGTTCTTGGGCGCAACTATGAACTCACCGGAATCGTGGTGCATGGCGACCACCGGGGACGCGATCTGGGATTTCCCACGGCGAACCTGCTGTGGCTGGGCAACCCGGCCATTCCCGCTGATGGTGTCTACGCCGGGTGGCTGGTGGTGCGCAACCAACGCTTTCCCGCGGCGATCTCCGTTGGCACAAACCCGCAGTTCTCAGGCGATGAACGTCGCATTGAGAGCTATGTCCTTGATCGGGATGACCTTGATCTGTACGACTGCGAAGTCACCATCGTGTTTGTTGCTCATTTGCGCGGGCAACTGGTGTTCGATGGCCTCGAGGGGCTCATCGAGCAGATGAATCAGGACGTGGCCAAGACGCGTGAGGTCTTGAACCTGCTGTAG
- the rpsO gene encoding 30S ribosomal protein S15, whose product MSLDSATKEAIIAEFGSKPGDTGSPEVQIALLSRRINDLTEHLKTHKHDHHSRRGLLLLVGQRRRLLQYLVKTDIARYRSIIEKLGIRR is encoded by the coding sequence ATGTCGCTCGATAGTGCAACCAAAGAAGCCATCATTGCCGAATTCGGCTCAAAGCCTGGTGATACCGGCTCTCCAGAAGTTCAGATTGCGTTGCTCAGTCGTCGTATCAACGACCTGACCGAGCACCTCAAGACTCACAAGCACGATCACCACAGTCGGCGTGGGCTGCTGCTCCTGGTTGGGCAGCGTCGTCGCTTGCTGCAGTACCTGGTCAAGACCGATATCGCCCGATACCGCTCGATCATCGAGAAGCTCGGCATTCGCCGCTAA
- a CDS encoding polyribonucleotide nucleotidyltransferase — protein MEGPAIATTQAVIDNGALGQRVIVFETGRLARQAAGAVTVTLDDETMLISATTAGKSPRDSFDFFPLTVDVEERMYAVGRIPGSFFRREGRPSEDAILTCRLIDRPLRPTFVKGLRNEVQVVVTVMALNPGDLYDVVAINAASASTQIAGLPFSGPIGAVRVALIRGQWVAFPTHDQLEEAVFDMVVAGSIIGDDIAITMVEAEATVRTIELIAGGATAPTEAVVAQGLEASKAFIRVLCEAQIELAATAAKPTGHFPVFLDYEDDAYEAVSAIAFDSVAEALKILGKSEREDRLDAIKAEVLEQIGDKFAGREKELSAALRSVTKNCVRERVLREKIRIDGRGLTDIRTLSAEVQVIPRVHGSALFERGETQILGITTLNMLRMEQQLDTLNPENRKRYMHNYNFPPYSTGETGRVGSPKRREIGHGALAERALVPVLPSREEFPYAIRQVSEALSSNGSTSMGSVCASTMSLLNAGVPLKAPVAGIAMGLISGVVDGKQEYVAITDILGAEDAYGDMDFKVAGTKDFVTALQLDTKLDGIPASVLAAALNQARDARLTILEVMAEAIDAPDEMAATAPRVISIQVPVDKIGEVIGPKGKIINQIQEETGADITIEDDGTIYIGATDGPSAEAARAMINQIANPTMPEVGERYLGTVVKTTTFGAFISLVPGKDGLLHISEVKKLAGGKRIEAVEDVLKVGDKVEVEIKEIDPRGKLSLQPVTEAAAV, from the coding sequence GTGGAGGGTCCCGCAATTGCAACAACCCAGGCCGTTATTGATAACGGCGCACTGGGGCAACGCGTCATTGTCTTCGAGACCGGACGACTCGCCCGCCAAGCGGCAGGCGCAGTCACCGTCACCCTCGATGACGAGACGATGCTGATTTCAGCCACGACGGCAGGCAAGTCGCCGCGTGATTCATTCGACTTCTTCCCACTCACTGTGGACGTTGAAGAGCGTATGTACGCCGTGGGCCGCATCCCCGGCTCGTTCTTTCGTCGTGAAGGTCGACCAAGTGAGGACGCAATCCTCACCTGCCGTCTCATCGACCGTCCGCTTCGCCCAACCTTTGTCAAGGGTCTGCGCAATGAGGTGCAGGTGGTCGTGACCGTCATGGCACTCAACCCTGGTGATCTCTACGACGTTGTGGCGATCAATGCCGCTTCAGCGTCGACTCAGATTGCCGGCCTGCCCTTCAGCGGCCCTATCGGCGCCGTGCGCGTTGCGCTCATCCGCGGCCAGTGGGTTGCCTTCCCGACGCATGATCAGCTTGAGGAGGCCGTGTTCGACATGGTCGTCGCAGGCTCCATCATCGGTGACGACATCGCCATCACCATGGTTGAGGCCGAGGCCACAGTTCGCACAATTGAATTGATCGCAGGTGGGGCGACTGCTCCGACAGAGGCAGTTGTCGCACAAGGCCTGGAAGCTTCCAAGGCTTTCATCCGAGTGCTCTGTGAAGCACAGATCGAGCTTGCTGCAACCGCAGCAAAGCCAACGGGCCACTTCCCGGTCTTCCTTGACTATGAAGATGACGCGTATGAGGCCGTCTCGGCAATCGCGTTCGATTCAGTTGCTGAAGCGCTGAAGATCCTTGGCAAGTCCGAGCGTGAAGATCGACTCGATGCCATCAAGGCAGAGGTCCTCGAGCAAATTGGCGACAAGTTCGCTGGTCGCGAGAAGGAACTGTCGGCAGCTCTTCGCTCAGTGACCAAGAACTGCGTTCGCGAGCGTGTGCTTCGCGAGAAGATCCGCATCGATGGTCGTGGGCTCACCGACATTCGCACCTTGTCCGCTGAGGTGCAGGTCATCCCACGTGTGCATGGCTCAGCGCTGTTCGAGCGCGGCGAGACTCAGATCCTGGGCATCACCACCTTGAACATGCTGCGCATGGAACAGCAGCTTGACACTCTCAATCCTGAGAATCGCAAGCGTTACATGCACAACTACAACTTCCCGCCGTACTCCACAGGTGAGACGGGTCGTGTGGGTTCCCCCAAGCGTCGCGAGATCGGCCATGGTGCTCTCGCGGAGCGCGCCCTGGTGCCGGTGCTGCCTTCGCGCGAGGAGTTCCCGTATGCCATTCGTCAGGTCTCTGAGGCACTGAGCTCCAATGGCTCAACCTCAATGGGCTCGGTCTGCGCATCGACCATGTCGCTGCTCAACGCCGGTGTGCCACTCAAGGCTCCTGTTGCGGGTATCGCAATGGGCCTGATCTCTGGTGTTGTTGACGGCAAGCAGGAGTACGTGGCGATCACGGACATCCTGGGAGCAGAGGACGCATACGGCGACATGGACTTCAAGGTCGCCGGCACCAAGGATTTCGTCACGGCCTTGCAGTTGGACACCAAGCTCGATGGCATTCCTGCGTCGGTGCTCGCCGCCGCTTTGAACCAAGCCCGCGATGCTCGCCTGACCATTCTTGAGGTGATGGCCGAGGCCATTGACGCTCCTGATGAGATGGCAGCGACTGCGCCGCGCGTGATCAGCATCCAGGTGCCAGTTGACAAGATCGGTGAGGTCATTGGGCCAAAGGGCAAGATCATCAACCAGATCCAGGAAGAGACCGGCGCCGACATCACTATCGAGGATGACGGCACGATCTACATCGGTGCAACTGATGGTCCATCTGCTGAGGCAGCTCGCGCGATGATCAACCAGATCGCCAATCCGACGATGCCTGAAGTTGGCGAGCGTTACCTGGGCACGGTCGTCAAGACGACCACCTTTGGTGCATTCATCTCTCTGGTACCTGGCAAGGACGGCCTGCTGCATATCTCGGAGGTCAAGAAGCTTGCCGGTGGCAAGCGCATCGAGGCTGTTGAAGATGTGCTCAAGGTCGGTGACAAGGTCGAGGTTGAGATCAAGGAGATCGATCCGCGCGGAAAGCTCTCCCTTCAGCCGGTAACCGAAGCGGCCGCGGTCTAA